A genomic segment from Stappia indica encodes:
- a CDS encoding FMN-dependent NADH-azoreductase yields the protein MPSTLKVLAITSSALGDASASNKLVNDTIDQLKSRNADLQLTVRDLGAGQVPHLDLDGATAIRGGEPANAAQAAAQKLSDELIAEVKAADVLVIGAPMYNFGIPSTLKSWFDYVLRAGVTFRYTEAGPEGLMTGKRAIVVATRGGLYSEGPAKPMDSQEPHLRTMLGFIGITDISFVYAEKLAFGPEAREASIGEAERKLEELVAA from the coding sequence ATGCCCTCGACTTTGAAGGTTCTCGCCATCACCAGCAGCGCGCTGGGCGATGCGTCCGCATCCAACAAGCTGGTCAACGATACGATCGACCAGCTCAAGTCCCGCAACGCCGACCTGCAGCTGACCGTGCGCGATCTCGGCGCCGGCCAGGTGCCGCATCTCGACCTCGACGGCGCCACCGCCATTCGCGGCGGCGAGCCGGCGAACGCGGCCCAGGCCGCCGCACAGAAATTGTCCGACGAGCTGATCGCCGAGGTCAAGGCCGCCGACGTGCTGGTCATCGGCGCGCCGATGTACAATTTCGGCATTCCCTCGACGCTGAAGTCCTGGTTCGACTACGTGCTGCGCGCCGGCGTGACGTTCCGCTACACCGAGGCAGGCCCGGAAGGCCTGATGACCGGCAAGCGCGCCATCGTCGTTGCGACCCGCGGCGGACTGTACAGCGAAGGCCCGGCCAAGCCGATGGATTCGCAGGAACCGCACCTGCGCACGATGCTGGGCTTCATCGGCATCACCGACATCAGCTTCGTCTATGCCGAGAAGCTGGCCTTCGGCCCGGAGGCCCGC
- a CDS encoding LysR family transcriptional regulator yields the protein MIELEDMRYFVEVAESGGFSRAAARLGVSKSIVSRRIARIEEHLGARLLNRTTRGVTASDAGLEFKARAERLLADYDEALDAVAVHGGEVVGRLRISAPLSFGIHHLAPVLAELAAAHPRLELDVSLSDRLVDLIGERLDAAIRIGKLEDSSHVARRIAPIRSLVVASPAYLARKGRPARPEDLATDHDCLIYTGSRSSEWVFTRGNETVSVRPRGRLRSDSGETLVAWALAGLGIVQLPSFLIGDTVDTGALVPLLLDHPTPEFGMYVVRPPGPHTPGKVRALTEALLRHFGGTPAWDRCVRHVAEADAAARQAKKAEERG from the coding sequence ATGATCGAACTGGAAGACATGCGCTATTTCGTCGAGGTCGCGGAGAGCGGCGGCTTCAGCCGGGCCGCCGCCCGCCTCGGCGTTTCCAAATCCATCGTCAGCCGGCGAATCGCCCGCATCGAGGAGCATCTGGGCGCGCGCCTGCTCAACCGCACGACGCGCGGCGTCACCGCCAGCGATGCCGGACTGGAGTTCAAGGCGCGGGCCGAACGGCTCCTTGCCGACTACGACGAGGCGCTCGACGCGGTCGCCGTCCATGGCGGCGAGGTGGTCGGCCGGCTGCGCATCTCCGCGCCGCTCTCCTTCGGCATCCACCACCTGGCGCCGGTGCTGGCCGAGCTCGCCGCCGCCCATCCGCGCCTGGAGCTCGACGTCTCGCTCTCCGACCGGCTGGTCGACCTGATCGGCGAGCGGCTCGACGCCGCGATCCGCATCGGCAAGCTGGAAGATTCCAGCCATGTCGCCCGCCGCATCGCGCCGATCCGCTCCCTCGTCGTCGCCAGCCCCGCCTATCTCGCCCGCAAGGGCCGGCCGGCGCGGCCCGAGGACCTTGCCACCGATCACGACTGCCTGATCTACACCGGCAGCCGCTCGTCCGAATGGGTCTTCACCCGCGGCAACGAGACCGTCTCGGTGCGCCCGCGCGGCCGGCTGCGCAGCGACAGCGGCGAGACGCTGGTCGCCTGGGCCCTTGCCGGCCTCGGCATCGTCCAGCTGCCCTCCTTCCTGATCGGCGACACGGTCGACACCGGCGCCCTGGTGCCCCTGCTGCTCGACCATCCGACCCCCGAATTCGGCATGTATGTCGTCCGCCCGCCCGGCCCGCACACGCCCGGCAAGGTCCGGGCGCTGACCGAGGCCCTGCTGCGCCATTTCGGCGGCACCCCGGCCTGGGACCGCTGCGTCCGCCATGTGGCAGAGGCGGATGCCGCCGCACGGCAGGCGAAGAAGGCGGAAGAACGGGGATAG